The region TTAGGCGGCGGTCCTTTGGCGCGTCGTTCCTGAACTTTCAACCCGCCCTCCCCCTCGGTTGATTCAAATGAGAATCGATGTCATTTGAGTCTTTCAACCGCTGTCTTCGCCCTGTGGCAAGGCTTGCAGAGGCTTTCAAGATTGGAAAGGTCATCGGTCCCCCCATTTGCTTTGGCGGTGATGTGGTCCACCGTCTCAGCGGGTGTATACCTTCCATTTCGCAGGCATTCCTGACAAAGATGTTTATCTCTGTCGAGAACGATTGGACGCAGCCTGTCCCACTTGCTGCCATAACCTCGCTGATGCCTGCTCTGTCCTCGCTGATGCTGCTGCCAGCCTTCGTTAAGGTGCTGGGGACAATAGCCTGAGCGGTCAGTGGTTGTGCCAGGGCAGCCACGCTTGCGGCATGCTCTCGGTATTAACGCAGGCATCAGGCTAACCTCCACGCCCTGCGGCGCTCTGTGCGTGGCGCCGCATCGGGGTGACGCTCAACAGGTTCACCATCTGCATGGTCCACCAGCGAGTAACACGGATAAACCACAGAGCCGCCATAGGCATCACCCACGGCATAATCAGCAGGCTTGCTGCTG is a window of Enterobacter cloacae complex sp. ECNIH7 DNA encoding:
- a CDS encoding HNH endonuclease, whose protein sequence is MPALIPRACRKRGCPGTTTDRSGYCPQHLNEGWQQHQRGQSRHQRGYGSKWDRLRPIVLDRDKHLCQECLRNGRYTPAETVDHITAKANGGTDDLSNLESLCKPCHRAKTAVERLK